In a genomic window of Chloroflexota bacterium:
- a CDS encoding ferredoxin:thioredoxin reductase → MREQPSEKSMNRMRVFVEKYCQKSGTFTHPGEGVTDAVILGLAENIDTIGRPLCPCRFYPDKEEEKKYRTWMCACDDMQIYKYCHCLLFVTEDGLPITEYLPEGHEGLEMYGLVKDPTPDQGRPLRHKAEEREIERKERPS, encoded by the coding sequence ATGCGAGAGCAACCCAGCGAGAAGTCCATGAACCGAATGCGGGTCTTCGTGGAGAAGTATTGCCAGAAGTCCGGCACCTTCACTCATCCCGGCGAGGGCGTTACGGACGCCGTGATTCTCGGGCTTGCGGAGAATATCGATACGATAGGCAGGCCGCTCTGTCCGTGCCGTTTCTACCCGGACAAAGAAGAAGAGAAGAAGTATCGCACATGGATGTGCGCATGCGACGACATGCAGATTTACAAATACTGCCACTGCCTGCTCTTCGTGACCGAGGACGGATTGCCGATTACCGAATATCTGCCCGAAGGCCATGAAGGACTTGAGATGTACGGGCTGGTGAAGGATCCTACCCCGGACCAGGGACGCCCGCTGCGCCACAAGGCAGAAGAGCGCGAGATCGAGCGCAAGGAACGACCGAGCTAG
- a CDS encoding SDR family oxidoreductase — MRGQQMRLSGKVAIVSGAGTFGGSGVGNGAAAAILFARNGAKVVLVDAVSEWAEATARIITEEGGEASTATADVTNPDDCQQVVAAAIERYGALHILHNNVGGGGMGGSVVEATDEDWYRSASVNLMSMVNMCRYAVPHMQNAGGGAIINVSSVTALRPKPGRSSAQYTVNKSAVVGLTRALALDHAADNIRANCIMPGLMWTPRLESAAASDTREVRRSSTPLPVEGQSWDIGNAALFLASDEARFITGITLPVDGGFLLTSAPN, encoded by the coding sequence ATGAGAGGGCAACAAATGAGACTCAGCGGTAAGGTCGCAATTGTCAGCGGCGCTGGTACATTTGGCGGCAGCGGAGTGGGCAACGGCGCGGCGGCGGCGATACTGTTCGCCCGCAATGGCGCGAAGGTCGTGCTGGTTGACGCCGTGAGCGAGTGGGCAGAAGCTACGGCGCGCATCATCACCGAAGAGGGCGGCGAGGCGTCCACGGCGACCGCCGATGTTACGAATCCGGATGACTGCCAACAAGTCGTCGCGGCGGCGATAGAGCGATACGGCGCACTGCACATATTGCACAACAATGTCGGTGGCGGTGGTATGGGTGGCAGCGTGGTCGAGGCGACCGACGAAGACTGGTATCGCAGCGCGTCCGTCAACCTGATGAGCATGGTCAATATGTGCCGATACGCCGTGCCGCACATGCAGAACGCAGGCGGCGGAGCGATAATCAATGTGTCGTCGGTTACGGCGCTGCGTCCCAAGCCGGGCAGGTCGTCCGCGCAGTACACCGTGAACAAATCTGCCGTTGTCGGTCTCACGCGCGCGCTTGCGCTCGACCACGCAGCCGACAACATCCGCGCGAACTGCATTATGCCGGGGCTGATGTGGACGCCGCGACTGGAAAGCGCCGCCGCATCGGACACCCGCGAAGTGCGCCGGAGTTCCACGCCCCTGCCCGTCGAAGGGCAAAGCTGGGACATTGGCAACGCCGCGCTGTTCCTAGCCAGCGACGAGGCGCGCTTCATTACTGGTATAACGCTGCCCGTTGACGGCGGTTTCTTGCTGACAAGCGCGCCGAATTAG
- a CDS encoding DNA-binding protein: protein MRDKSWNIDATRMVYHQFGPGEAFVAGLEQFALEHGIREAAVTSCIGSLRQLNLRNLCRYDEGNPEFERSSLNENLELVSAEGYIQPLPDSESGIRAHIHIAAARPSGEMIGGHCEEATTFTGAFLYLHILDEADGQKSR from the coding sequence ATGAGGGACAAATCTTGGAACATTGACGCAACCCGTATGGTCTATCATCAGTTCGGGCCCGGCGAGGCGTTCGTTGCGGGGCTGGAGCAGTTCGCGCTTGAGCACGGCATCCGCGAGGCGGCTGTCACATCGTGCATCGGCAGTTTGCGGCAGTTGAATTTACGCAATTTGTGCCGATACGATGAGGGCAATCCGGAGTTCGAGCGCAGCAGCCTGAACGAGAACCTGGAACTCGTCAGCGCGGAGGGCTACATTCAGCCGCTGCCCGACTCGGAATCCGGCATTCGCGCGCACATCCACATCGCGGCGGCGCGTCCGTCCGGTGAGATGATTGGCGGGCACTGCGAAGAAGCCACAACCTTCACCGGCGCGTTCCTGTATCTGCACATCCTAGACGAAGCCGACGGACAAAAATCTCGCTAG
- a CDS encoding sulfatase, with translation MFRQFDRLAPISYSCGWLIRHNYRRIILRPNIVFAFADDWGRYASAYRNQPGESTIHELIETPNFDRIANEGALFLNAHVPAPSCTPCRSSVLSGRYFWQTGQGAILFGAAWDESIPTYPLVLEQAGYHIGYTYKVWSPGHYYNAPYGGDRAAYESGGIRFDYFSEEVTSRLDTLSVADAKQELFDEVRANFNSFLDARPDDTPFCYWWGPTNTHRTWERGSGKNLWGLEPDDLKGRMPAFLPDEHDIREDFADYLGECLAFDTGLGVLIDRLEEIGELDNTLIVVSGDHGIPGFPRAKCNVYDIGQEVALAVRWHGHVAPGRVINDFVNMMDIAPTFLDAAGVEQPEGMTATSLMPLLESAESGRIQENRDFVVTGRERHVLSRAGALPYPMRGIRTDDYLYIYNFEPDRWPAGDPGGMDDENAEPPALVADYQTPTRTIYGDIDHGPTKTWMIVNRAREDVRPLFQLGFGKRPQEELYDLRKDPDYMQNVAYDGEYEQIRADLNARLMSVLTEQGDPRLTESPPRFELPPFAGPISEDLQEADAQYVASRERDASWYATVTSNRAKRI, from the coding sequence GTGTTTCGGCAGTTTGACCGACTTGCACCAATATCATACAGTTGCGGCTGGTTGATACGACATAATTATAGGAGGATAATTTTGCGACCAAACATCGTTTTCGCGTTCGCGGATGACTGGGGCAGGTATGCCAGCGCTTACCGCAACCAGCCCGGCGAAAGCACTATTCACGAACTCATCGAGACGCCTAACTTCGATAGAATCGCTAATGAAGGCGCTCTGTTTCTTAATGCGCATGTGCCCGCGCCGAGCTGCACGCCTTGCCGGAGCTCGGTGCTCTCGGGTAGGTATTTCTGGCAGACCGGGCAGGGCGCGATTCTGTTCGGCGCTGCGTGGGATGAGTCTATTCCGACATACCCGCTGGTACTGGAACAAGCCGGCTACCACATCGGATACACTTACAAGGTCTGGTCGCCGGGGCATTATTACAACGCGCCGTACGGGGGAGACCGCGCCGCGTATGAGTCGGGCGGCATCCGGTTCGACTACTTCTCCGAAGAGGTTACTTCGCGGCTGGACACGCTGTCGGTTGCCGATGCGAAGCAAGAACTATTCGACGAGGTGCGCGCCAACTTCAACAGTTTCCTAGACGCCAGACCCGACGACACGCCGTTCTGCTACTGGTGGGGACCTACCAACACTCACCGCACATGGGAGCGCGGCTCCGGCAAGAATCTGTGGGGTCTTGAACCCGACGACCTGAAAGGGCGAATGCCGGCGTTCCTGCCAGACGAACACGACATCCGTGAAGACTTTGCCGACTATCTGGGCGAATGTCTCGCCTTCGATACGGGATTGGGCGTGCTAATCGACCGATTGGAAGAAATCGGCGAGCTGGACAACACGCTGATAGTCGTCAGCGGTGACCATGGCATCCCCGGATTCCCCAGGGCAAAGTGCAACGTGTATGACATCGGTCAGGAAGTGGCGTTGGCGGTTCGCTGGCATGGGCATGTTGCGCCGGGCCGCGTCATAAACGACTTCGTGAACATGATGGACATCGCGCCGACATTCCTTGATGCCGCCGGCGTGGAGCAGCCTGAGGGCATGACCGCCACCAGCCTTATGCCTCTGCTCGAATCCGCCGAGAGCGGGCGCATTCAGGAAAACAGGGACTTCGTTGTTACCGGACGGGAACGGCATGTGCTGTCAAGAGCGGGCGCGCTGCCCTACCCTATGCGAGGTATCCGCACGGACGATTATCTGTACATATACAATTTCGAGCCTGATCGCTGGCCTGCCGGCGATCCGGGCGGAATGGACGATGAGAATGCCGAGCCGCCGGCGCTGGTGGCAGACTACCAGACGCCGACGCGCACGATATACGGCGATATAGACCACGGGCCCACCAAGACTTGGATGATTGTCAACAGGGCGAGGGAAGACGTGCGGCCGCTATTCCAGCTGGGCTTTGGAAAGAGGCCGCAAGAAGAACTTTACGACCTGCGCAAAGACCCGGACTATATGCAGAACGTCGCCTACGACGGCGAATACGAGCAGATTCGCGCCGACCTGAACGCCCGCCTGATGTCCGTGCTGACCGAGCAGGGCGACCCGCGCCTTACGGAGTCTCCGCCAAGGTTTGAACTGCCGCCATTCGCGGGACCAATCTCGGAGGATCTGCAAGAAGCGGACGCGCAATATGTCGCATCCCGCGAGCGCGACGC